The Bacteriovorax sp. Seq25_V genome has a window encoding:
- a CDS encoding ribonuclease J, whose amino-acid sequence MKNYLKISPVGGVKQIGSNCTLIETSSQKLLIDCGILFPNEGVFDINYLIPDLSAIDNIDTIVITHGHEDHIGAVSHFIEAFPSAEIYAPRFAKELIQFKLSQRKISKKINILTKQDFGDVNIEAFHVNHSIPDTKGLLITHKKLELAITFISDFKIDKNNQYEAPFDFKILEDASKSYSKRIALLDSTNILSKNIHTPSEMDLIEPLKNIIKGCDGTTFVTTFSSNIHRIQTLINIARELGRVVIPYGRSMQRYIETALETEFLTGLDIIKDADDKSVKKKKIVILSGCQGEFRGALKRVVSKQDSRFKFAHGDYVIFSSKAIPGNEKEVSLIYNDIVEQGVELFTPDNNLIHASGHPGREDLKEVYHAFKPTHAFPIHGESLFLKEHVNFIYNNKLADNAQMILNGDEIIVSDNIKVINKDSHPEPILIHGKDLPIERAKISERRKIATQGLILISFSKESINKFKPTFEITTQGLPEFIESELPEFESVLLSEFQALKKAPMDEKKEKIRVLTRRYFGNILGYRPVAVIHIC is encoded by the coding sequence ATGAAAAATTATTTAAAGATTTCTCCAGTTGGTGGTGTTAAGCAAATTGGGTCCAACTGTACACTTATTGAAACATCTTCACAGAAGCTACTAATCGATTGTGGTATTTTATTTCCAAATGAAGGTGTTTTTGACATTAATTATCTTATTCCTGACTTAAGTGCTATTGATAATATTGATACAATCGTTATCACGCATGGCCACGAAGATCATATTGGCGCTGTCTCACACTTTATAGAAGCATTTCCAAGTGCTGAAATATATGCACCACGTTTTGCAAAAGAACTTATCCAATTCAAACTTTCCCAAAGAAAGATTTCAAAAAAAATTAATATACTTACAAAGCAGGACTTTGGTGATGTTAACATTGAAGCCTTTCATGTTAATCACTCCATCCCTGACACGAAAGGACTTCTAATAACGCACAAAAAACTTGAACTAGCTATTACGTTTATTTCTGATTTTAAAATTGATAAGAACAACCAGTACGAAGCCCCTTTTGATTTTAAGATACTAGAAGACGCATCGAAGTCGTATTCAAAAAGAATTGCTCTACTCGATTCAACAAATATCCTCAGCAAAAATATCCACACTCCTTCTGAGATGGATTTAATTGAGCCATTAAAAAATATTATCAAAGGATGTGACGGCACTACATTTGTCACTACTTTTTCATCTAATATTCATAGAATTCAAACACTAATTAATATCGCGCGCGAGCTTGGTCGTGTAGTCATACCTTATGGTCGTTCTATGCAACGTTATATCGAGACGGCATTAGAGACAGAGTTTTTAACAGGGCTAGATATTATTAAAGATGCTGATGACAAAAGTGTTAAGAAGAAGAAAATTGTTATCCTCTCAGGCTGTCAGGGCGAATTTAGAGGGGCCCTTAAAAGAGTTGTATCGAAGCAAGATTCTCGATTCAAATTCGCTCATGGTGACTACGTTATCTTTAGCTCCAAAGCTATTCCTGGAAATGAAAAAGAAGTTAGTCTCATATATAATGATATTGTTGAGCAGGGTGTAGAACTTTTCACCCCTGACAACAATCTTATTCATGCTTCTGGACATCCAGGAAGGGAAGATCTTAAAGAAGTCTATCATGCCTTTAAGCCAACTCACGCCTTTCCGATTCATGGAGAAAGTTTATTTCTGAAAGAGCATGTCAACTTTATCTATAATAATAAGCTTGCTGATAATGCTCAGATGATTCTTAATGGTGACGAGATCATTGTTTCAGATAATATCAAGGTCATCAATAAAGACAGTCATCCAGAACCAATTCTCATTCATGGAAAAGATCTTCCGATCGAAAGAGCTAAAATCTCAGAAAGACGCAAGATAGCAACTCAGGGGCTTATATTAATTAGCTTCTCTAAAGAAAGTATTAATAAGTTTAAGCCAACTTTTGAAATTACAACTCAAGGTTTACCTGAATTTATTGAATCTGAGCTACCGGAATTTGAATCTGTTTTACTAAGTGAGTTTCAAGCTTTGAAAAAAGCCCCTATGGATGAAAAGAAAGAGAAAATTAGAGTGCTCACGAGAAGATACTTCGGCAATATCCTTGGATATCGTCCAGTAGCAGTTATTCACATTTGCTAA
- the udk gene encoding uridine kinase has translation MKLIGIAGGSGSGKTTFAMKVMSKLPANKVNLLHMDSYYLHDQPKEFFTKSGKPNFDHPSSFDWDLLRTHIRTLKEGGKIEVPLYDFTTSARLQDTEVMSPKSILLFEGIFTLFDQEIRDMLDIKTFLHVDADIRFTRRLNRDVQERGRSLESVTSQYYETVRPMYQKFLAPQQQYADFIVGEETDVAADILASKLNDFIRDEESMQKLIDRNNFS, from the coding sequence ATGAAATTAATAGGTATAGCAGGTGGATCAGGTTCAGGTAAAACAACTTTCGCGATGAAGGTTATGAGCAAGCTCCCAGCAAATAAGGTCAATCTTCTCCACATGGACTCTTACTATCTTCATGACCAACCAAAAGAGTTCTTTACTAAATCAGGTAAACCCAACTTTGACCACCCCAGTTCTTTCGACTGGGATTTATTACGTACACATATTAGAACACTCAAAGAGGGTGGTAAGATCGAAGTACCTCTTTATGATTTCACAACTAGTGCTCGACTCCAAGATACTGAAGTGATGTCGCCTAAGTCAATTCTCCTTTTTGAAGGAATTTTCACTCTATTTGATCAAGAAATCAGAGATATGTTGGACATCAAAACCTTCCTCCATGTTGATGCAGATATCCGATTTACTCGTAGACTAAATCGTGACGTACAGGAGAGAGGTCGCTCTCTTGAGTCTGTTACTTCACAATACTATGAAACAGTTAGACCTATGTATCAGAAATTTCTCGCCCCTCAACAGCAATATGCAGACTTTATCGTTGGAGAAGAAACAGATGTCGCAGCGGATATTCTTGCTTCTAAGTTAAACGATTTCATCAGAGACGAAGAATCTATGCAAAAGCTTATTGATCGCAATAACTTTTCATAA
- a CDS encoding ABC transporter substrate-binding protein has product MKNFKLFIVFSFFTLFEAHAYKLAISSAPNNLSPFFSTDANSQNINRLVNTSLIDFDQKMNIICRLCTSYKEKRDGNKYSIEFDLRDDVKFWDGSAVNADSVVLSHKYFTDTEKLKSVFRFAFGNIIEVKKLGDYKVELVYNKFGLDHLPNLVLFKIVKITNFDSLEKIELGDIIGAGEYKFGQIDSFHVNLIPLDKKLPALDFVVVKDETTLSLKMMKGEIDISLAEMSPRKIEFLEKSNAVRVEKKESTNYNYIGINHQKDYFKDKRVREALSLLVPREKIVTYKFKNNATIANGLFSEAFENLYIDRVEEYNPKKAEKLFMQAGFKKVDGKWMFNNQPLKLLWKSTNNKFALELVEIIKEEMKKFGIEVELVVQEWGTFLRGLKRGEYDLFIGKWVGFTGPDMLKFAFYSENIPPKGANRGFYKNSELDQQLDLAESTENIEKRNELYRQASMLVNNDYAYINLWHPSVIWVMKSCIKIDGMYPNGNMLALRNISDDCGKR; this is encoded by the coding sequence ATGAAGAATTTTAAGCTCTTTATCGTATTTAGTTTTTTTACATTATTCGAGGCCCACGCCTATAAGCTAGCGATTTCTTCTGCTCCGAATAATTTGAGTCCTTTCTTTTCGACAGATGCGAATTCTCAGAATATCAATAGACTTGTAAATACATCATTAATTGATTTTGATCAGAAGATGAATATTATTTGTCGACTATGCACCTCTTATAAAGAAAAGCGTGATGGAAATAAGTACAGCATTGAATTCGACTTAAGAGATGATGTTAAGTTTTGGGATGGTTCAGCTGTTAATGCGGACAGTGTTGTTTTGTCTCACAAATATTTTACGGATACAGAAAAGCTCAAATCAGTATTTAGATTTGCCTTTGGGAATATCATCGAAGTAAAAAAGCTGGGCGATTATAAAGTGGAATTAGTTTACAATAAGTTTGGACTTGATCATCTTCCAAATCTTGTACTCTTTAAAATTGTTAAAATTACAAATTTTGATTCACTCGAGAAGATTGAGTTAGGTGATATTATTGGCGCAGGTGAGTATAAGTTTGGTCAGATCGATTCATTTCATGTGAATCTGATACCTCTTGATAAGAAACTTCCAGCTCTTGATTTTGTCGTTGTTAAAGATGAGACAACGCTTTCTTTGAAAATGATGAAAGGTGAGATTGATATCTCATTAGCTGAAATGTCGCCTCGAAAAATTGAATTCCTTGAAAAGAGTAATGCTGTTCGAGTCGAAAAGAAAGAAAGTACAAACTATAATTATATTGGAATAAATCATCAAAAAGATTACTTCAAAGATAAAAGAGTGAGAGAGGCTTTGAGTCTTCTTGTTCCTCGTGAAAAGATTGTTACTTATAAGTTTAAAAATAATGCAACGATAGCTAATGGATTATTTTCTGAGGCTTTCGAGAACCTCTATATTGATAGAGTAGAAGAGTACAATCCAAAGAAGGCTGAAAAATTATTTATGCAGGCTGGATTTAAAAAAGTTGATGGAAAATGGATGTTTAATAATCAACCATTGAAGCTTTTGTGGAAAAGTACAAATAATAAATTTGCACTCGAGTTAGTGGAAATTATCAAAGAAGAAATGAAAAAATTCGGGATCGAAGTTGAACTTGTTGTACAAGAATGGGGAACCTTTTTAAGGGGTCTTAAGCGCGGTGAATATGATCTCTTTATTGGTAAATGGGTCGGTTTTACTGGCCCAGATATGCTTAAGTTTGCTTTTTACAGCGAGAATATTCCGCCGAAGGGAGCCAATCGTGGTTTCTATAAAAACAGTGAGTTAGATCAGCAGCTTGATCTTGCAGAATCAACAGAAAATATAGAGAAGAGAAATGAGCTCTATAGACAGGCAAGTATGCTTGTAAATAATGACTATGCATATATTAATTTATGGCATCCAAGCGTTATATGGGTTATGAAAAGCTGTATTAAAATTGATGGAATGTACCCAAATGGCAATATGCTTGCTTTAAGGAATATTAGTGATGACTGTGGAAAAAGGTGA
- a CDS encoding 50S ribosomal protein L11 methyltransferase has product MTVEKGEFFIVEARFGNEEKALEVNELAMNSFHVDGVEEFSIDEATVDEILGERAYSGGDVPLSVIDEVEVEAKVRNELIYKYYFFNGDLKRAEDFVAYIEENHQEVAVTAEKQEFSDWNEEWKKHYAPIVVTENLSVIPEWYKEEGHKSNRDNIYINPGMGFGTGEHETTFLCLKLFESVKSEIKEGGLCLDFGCGSGILGIGAIKKLKMQVDFIDIDPAALDNCLTNLKLNFEDSELNGIVLAHRDRFEVTEKYELVFANILEHVLILEKETLLSSLKEGSFLILSGILNDQVPNIREEYKMLTHIETVSKGDWSAIVFKK; this is encoded by the coding sequence ATGACTGTGGAAAAAGGTGAATTTTTTATCGTAGAGGCCCGTTTTGGGAATGAAGAAAAAGCTCTTGAGGTTAACGAGTTAGCAATGAATTCATTTCATGTAGATGGAGTTGAAGAATTCTCGATTGATGAAGCGACTGTTGACGAAATTCTCGGGGAGCGTGCTTACAGTGGTGGAGATGTTCCACTTTCAGTGATTGATGAAGTAGAAGTCGAAGCTAAAGTACGAAATGAATTAATATATAAGTACTACTTTTTCAATGGAGACTTGAAAAGAGCAGAGGATTTTGTTGCATATATTGAAGAAAACCATCAAGAAGTTGCTGTTACAGCAGAGAAGCAAGAATTCTCTGACTGGAACGAAGAATGGAAAAAACATTACGCTCCAATTGTTGTAACTGAAAATCTTAGTGTTATTCCTGAGTGGTACAAGGAAGAAGGTCACAAAAGTAATAGAGACAATATTTATATTAACCCAGGTATGGGATTTGGTACTGGTGAACATGAAACAACATTTCTTTGTTTAAAACTTTTTGAATCAGTTAAAAGTGAGATTAAAGAAGGTGGACTCTGTCTTGACTTTGGATGTGGTTCTGGAATTCTTGGGATAGGTGCAATTAAGAAATTAAAAATGCAAGTTGACTTCATTGATATCGACCCTGCAGCACTTGATAATTGTCTTACTAATCTAAAACTTAATTTTGAAGATAGTGAACTTAACGGTATCGTCTTAGCTCATCGTGACCGTTTTGAAGTAACTGAAAAATATGAGCTGGTTTTTGCAAATATTCTTGAGCATGTTCTAATCCTTGAAAAAGAAACATTATTAAGTTCTTTGAAAGAAGGATCATTTCTAATTCTATCAGGAATTTTAAATGATCAAGTTCCAAATATTAGAGAAGAATATAAGATGCTTACTCATATCGAGACAGTTTCTAAAGGTGACTGGTCGGCGATTGTTTTCAAGAAATAA
- a CDS encoding 16S rRNA (uracil(1498)-N(3))-methyltransferase: protein MRAVLLKETESIKEGENFVLNDDRAHHLIKVARIRSGEEVKLLSGQGQSYISEVVSCTKREITLLIKDQTATEKPYQIDICLGLPKREAFELCLKNAVELGVSNFYPFTAEYSQWKIKNFDRVDALIESATIQSNNPFLMKVEELAPSLKSYDAIFKNYDYVILSTLRTQNSIKELELNPTQKILIIIGPEGGLSSNEEDYILSFPNASTLFTGGPILRSPNAVSTCIGYVLGKFAAL, encoded by the coding sequence ATGAGAGCAGTACTTTTAAAAGAAACTGAATCAATTAAAGAAGGTGAAAATTTCGTGTTAAATGACGATAGAGCACACCATCTTATCAAGGTTGCTCGCATTAGAAGTGGAGAAGAGGTAAAGCTTCTAAGCGGTCAAGGACAAAGCTATATTTCTGAAGTTGTATCTTGTACAAAAAGAGAAATCACTCTCTTGATTAAAGATCAAACAGCGACCGAGAAACCATATCAAATTGATATTTGTCTGGGTCTTCCAAAGAGAGAGGCATTTGAATTGTGCTTAAAGAACGCTGTAGAACTCGGAGTATCGAATTTCTATCCGTTCACTGCGGAGTACTCTCAGTGGAAAATTAAAAACTTTGATCGAGTTGATGCTTTAATTGAAAGTGCCACAATTCAATCTAATAACCCATTTTTGATGAAGGTTGAAGAACTTGCACCTTCACTTAAAAGTTATGATGCAATCTTTAAAAATTATGACTATGTGATTCTATCAACACTTAGAACACAAAATTCAATAAAGGAATTAGAGCTTAATCCAACTCAAAAGATCCTTATCATTATTGGCCCTGAAGGTGGATTGAGCTCAAATGAAGAAGATTATATTTTATCATTTCCAAATGCATCGACATTATTCACAGGAGGCCCAATTTTAAGGTCACCAAATGCAGTTTCAACATGTATAGGATATGTGCTCGGAAAATTTGCTGCTTTGTGA
- a CDS encoding RDD family protein, whose protein sequence is MLDTNINDKKIEVVDFDLDAFDIEDIPFKPINEGLGFHHNGQAQKNELHIHKKVYDQVIQKPAVEERAIPSELKAFYSQTTTASPKVNKEIKIFEKVEKDATKVSRLMAFITDVIIVLMLVSVIFSLMFISTTMTISDFVSQLMLTSNIVFPIVLFVLIYNIYSLAMGFSQTVGQKIFKTKTKYNREMNIGFIVKRSMLELVSIPMIGIPYLMQMDAELLKNKVIRA, encoded by the coding sequence ATGTTAGACACAAATATTAATGATAAGAAAATTGAAGTTGTCGATTTTGATTTAGATGCGTTTGATATTGAAGATATTCCATTTAAGCCAATTAATGAAGGACTAGGTTTTCACCATAATGGGCAAGCTCAAAAAAATGAGCTACATATTCATAAAAAAGTATATGACCAAGTGATTCAAAAACCAGCTGTTGAAGAAAGAGCTATCCCTAGTGAATTAAAAGCTTTTTATTCTCAAACAACTACTGCAAGTCCTAAGGTTAATAAAGAAATAAAAATCTTTGAAAAAGTCGAGAAGGATGCAACTAAAGTTAGTCGTTTAATGGCATTTATAACTGATGTAATCATTGTTCTAATGCTTGTTTCAGTTATTTTCTCATTGATGTTTATTTCTACAACAATGACAATTTCTGATTTTGTGAGCCAGTTGATGCTAACATCGAATATCGTTTTTCCTATTGTCTTATTTGTTTTAATTTATAATATCTACTCACTTGCGATGGGGTTCAGTCAAACAGTCGGTCAAAAAATATTTAAGACAAAGACAAAATACAATAGAGAAATGAACATTGGATTTATCGTAAAAAGATCAATGTTAGAGCTGGTTTCAATTCCAATGATTGGAATTCCATACTTGATGCAAATGGATGCTGAGCTATTAAAAAATAAGGTTATTAGAGCGTGA
- the rfaE2 gene encoding D-glycero-beta-D-manno-heptose 1-phosphate adenylyltransferase gives MSFETLESIRANKKIVFTNGCFDILHRGHVAYLNDAREQGDLLVVGVNSDASVKRLKGEDRPINNELDRKFMLENLKAVDFVFVFEEDTPYELIKKIQPDVLVKGGDWKVEDIVGHDIVAMKGGVTKSLRFEDGYSTTGLINQVQGRS, from the coding sequence GTGAGTTTTGAAACTTTAGAATCAATTAGAGCAAATAAAAAAATTGTTTTTACCAACGGTTGTTTTGATATCCTTCATCGTGGTCATGTCGCTTACCTTAATGATGCCCGTGAACAGGGAGATTTACTTGTTGTTGGAGTTAACTCTGATGCAAGTGTGAAAAGACTTAAAGGTGAAGATAGGCCAATAAATAATGAGCTTGATAGAAAGTTCATGCTTGAAAATTTAAAGGCAGTAGATTTTGTTTTTGTTTTTGAAGAAGACACACCTTATGAATTAATTAAAAAAATTCAACCAGATGTTCTTGTTAAGGGCGGGGATTGGAAAGTTGAAGATATCGTGGGTCATGATATTGTAGCGATGAAAGGTGGAGTAACAAAAAGTTTGCGCTTTGAAGATGGTTACTCAACGACTGGTTTAATTAATCAAGTTCAAGGTCGATCGTAA
- a CDS encoding flagellin, with protein MGMRINTNVQSLAAQRSLGNVKRAQNTSLEKLASGNRINKAGDDAAGLAISEKLKANIRGTQQATRNAGDGISMVQTAEGGLNEVSNILIRLRELSVQSASDTVGDTERKFTDLEFQNLVQEVDRISESTKFNGKNLLNGTGDQMDFQIGINNTEGLDRIAYDPSQSSAKAADIGIEGLTVASKDGAQGNLDVLDTAIEKISGNRANLGALQNRLQSTISNLEVSTENLSAANSRIRDTDIASESAEMARTNILSNSATAVLAQANQSNQGALRLIG; from the coding sequence ATGGGTATGAGAATTAACACAAACGTTCAATCGTTAGCAGCACAAAGAAGTTTAGGAAATGTAAAAAGAGCACAGAATACGTCTCTTGAAAAACTAGCTTCAGGTAATAGAATTAATAAAGCAGGAGATGATGCAGCAGGTTTAGCAATTAGTGAAAAACTAAAGGCTAACATCAGAGGTACTCAACAAGCGACAAGAAACGCTGGTGACGGTATCTCAATGGTACAAACAGCAGAAGGTGGTTTAAACGAGGTATCAAATATCTTAATTAGACTAAGAGAGCTATCTGTACAATCTGCATCTGATACAGTTGGAGATACTGAGAGAAAGTTTACTGATCTTGAATTCCAAAACCTAGTACAAGAAGTTGATAGAATTTCTGAATCTACTAAGTTTAACGGAAAGAACCTACTTAATGGTACTGGTGATCAGATGGACTTCCAAATTGGTATTAACAACACAGAAGGGTTAGATAGAATTGCTTATGACCCATCTCAATCAAGTGCGAAAGCAGCAGATATTGGGATTGAAGGTCTAACAGTAGCATCGAAAGATGGTGCTCAAGGCAATCTCGATGTTCTTGATACGGCAATTGAGAAGATCTCTGGAAACAGAGCGAATCTAGGGGCGCTACAAAATAGACTACAGTCTACAATTAGCAACCTTGAAGTTTCGACAGAAAACTTAAGTGCGGCGAATTCAAGAATTAGAGATACTGATATTGCTTCTGAGTCAGCAGAGATGGCTAGAACAAATATCTTATCAAACTCTGCAACTGCGGTATTAGCGCAAGCTAATCAGTCTAACCAAGGTGCACTGAGATTGATCGGTTAA
- a CDS encoding flagellin, whose protein sequence is MGLRINTNIASQTVQKNLREVSSKGQDSLEKLSSGKRITKAADDAAGLAISKNLEATTKGLRQATRNANDGISLVQTAEGGLNETSNILTRLRELTVQASSDTIGDSERGFLDKEYQQLTTEVDRIAQSTTFNGSNLLNGEGEQKDIQVGAYDGEQNRITFDSSATNATADAIGISSTSVASKDDALGSMSQIDSAIEMVSGQRADLGSIQSRLQSTVSNLEVQALNQDAARSVIEDVDVAAESAKMASSNVIKQAGVATLSQANGIPNAALRLVG, encoded by the coding sequence ATGGGATTACGAATTAACACAAACATTGCTTCACAAACAGTACAGAAAAACTTAAGAGAAGTATCAAGTAAAGGACAAGATTCTTTAGAGAAACTATCAAGCGGTAAGAGAATTACAAAAGCCGCTGACGATGCCGCTGGACTTGCGATTTCTAAAAACTTAGAAGCGACAACAAAAGGTTTAAGACAGGCAACAAGAAATGCTAACGATGGTATCTCTTTAGTTCAAACAGCAGAAGGTGGTCTGAACGAAACATCTAACATCTTAACAAGACTTAGAGAGTTAACAGTTCAAGCTTCATCTGACACGATTGGAGACTCAGAAAGAGGATTCTTGGACAAAGAATATCAACAGCTAACAACAGAAGTAGATCGTATCGCACAATCAACAACATTTAACGGGTCTAACCTATTAAATGGAGAAGGCGAACAAAAAGATATTCAAGTTGGTGCATATGATGGAGAACAAAACAGAATTACGTTTGACTCTTCAGCAACAAATGCAACAGCTGACGCAATCGGAATTTCATCGACAAGTGTAGCAAGTAAAGACGATGCACTAGGTTCGATGAGTCAAATTGACTCTGCTATCGAAATGGTATCAGGACAACGTGCAGACTTAGGTTCTATTCAGTCAAGACTACAGTCAACTGTATCAAACCTAGAAGTACAAGCGCTGAACCAAGATGCAGCAAGATCAGTAATCGAAGACGTTGACGTAGCAGCTGAATCAGCAAAAATGGCTTCAAGCAACGTGATCAAGCAAGCTGGGGTAGCAACATTATCGCAAGCTAATGGAATACCAAACGCAGCACTAAGACTAGTAGGATAA
- a CDS encoding PilZ domain-containing protein, producing the protein MLKLKGEEKTFEQLIAAAVSTNAKAFIWDLEANEIIRVPVELKNYNAFKKVVNFEIDHRAKEYIKDLISGPGVLKFYIPDSQLLFVSKVEMYRGSHLEVRYPEAFQKHDRRREDRLEPLIPVHFKMEGIKKECYDVSFGGFSFILNGLEFRNMRYEPGQIVECHIEFPTKKIKIKAEIVNIANLKPFQVERFPYGAKRISFKVESNDFYKESVVKLGKGMKKLLTDLL; encoded by the coding sequence ATGTTAAAGTTAAAAGGTGAAGAAAAAACATTTGAACAATTAATCGCAGCAGCGGTTAGTACAAATGCTAAAGCCTTTATCTGGGATCTTGAGGCCAATGAAATAATAAGAGTACCTGTTGAATTAAAGAATTATAATGCATTTAAGAAAGTTGTGAATTTTGAAATTGATCACCGTGCGAAAGAATATATCAAAGACCTCATTAGTGGTCCTGGTGTTTTAAAATTTTATATTCCAGATTCTCAACTTTTATTTGTATCAAAAGTTGAAATGTATAGAGGAAGCCATTTAGAAGTACGCTACCCAGAAGCATTTCAAAAGCATGATAGAAGAAGAGAAGATAGATTAGAACCACTGATTCCAGTACATTTCAAAATGGAAGGGATCAAGAAAGAATGTTATGACGTATCTTTTGGTGGATTTTCATTTATTCTGAATGGGCTAGAATTTAGAAATATGAGATATGAACCAGGGCAAATTGTAGAATGTCACATCGAATTTCCTACCAAGAAAATTAAAATAAAAGCCGAAATTGTAAATATCGCTAATCTTAAACCATTTCAGGTTGAGAGATTTCCTTATGGAGCAAAACGAATTTCTTTTAAAGTCGAATCAAATGATTTTTACAAGGAAAGTGTGGTTAAGCTAGGTAAGGGAATGAAGAAATTACTTACAGATTTACTTTAA
- a CDS encoding UDP-2,3-diacylglucosamine diphosphatase, with protein MNIYTISDVHIKPDGQNVDIMKKFLALPFEQNDSIYLLGDIFDLMIGPHNEYYKEYDWFFGRIKELLSQGIKVKYFEGNHDFHVEKLFQNVGVKVYKAPLKKSFHDKKILFCHGDEIEIGNPTYKKYKNFITSKPLNFIANKIMPYSLLNFIGVNASKKSRKRNKSRYGNPQENLKIRDSFRDAAEIASKEYGVEVVICGHSHYMDYFESDTLIYANNGYVPYTQSYIRISDKIEILKL; from the coding sequence ATGAATATATACACGATCTCAGATGTCCACATTAAACCAGACGGTCAAAACGTCGATATAATGAAGAAGTTTCTCGCTTTACCATTCGAGCAAAATGATTCAATTTATTTACTAGGTGATATCTTCGATCTCATGATCGGTCCGCATAATGAATATTATAAAGAGTATGATTGGTTCTTTGGACGAATTAAAGAACTTCTTTCTCAAGGAATAAAAGTTAAATACTTTGAGGGAAATCACGACTTTCATGTTGAGAAATTATTTCAAAATGTTGGTGTAAAAGTTTATAAGGCACCATTGAAAAAATCATTTCATGATAAAAAAATTCTATTTTGCCACGGCGATGAGATAGAGATTGGAAACCCAACCTATAAAAAATATAAGAACTTCATAACGTCAAAACCTCTAAATTTTATAGCGAACAAAATAATGCCATACTCCCTATTAAATTTTATTGGAGTTAATGCTAGTAAAAAAAGTAGGAAGAGAAACAAGAGTCGTTACGGTAATCCGCAGGAAAATCTTAAGATTAGAGATTCTTTTAGGGATGCCGCCGAGATTGCTTCCAAAGAATATGGGGTAGAGGTTGTTATATGTGGCCATAGTCACTATATGGACTATTTTGAGAGTGATACCCTGATCTACGCAAATAATGGATACGTACCATATACTCAAAGCTACATTAGAATTAGTGATAAAATAGAGATTTTAAAACTATAA